In Blautia sp. SC05B48, a single genomic region encodes these proteins:
- a CDS encoding sensor histidine kinase: MKNKKISIRIIFPVVMSASIAACIISCILLFSYYFSTYFQKDAIEKIGKQRDFLAQSLETQIENINVLINRIYYQNIKKYDVDSARFAEEMEQQIFLEEKCLYGLALYDIDGESIWHSGTFAEQEDAKEMAWFLQAKENIETISYGRRRLVRPQEDSYVFEISRYVEYIKDGNMRSGILLMEYYTDSVDEILSHYRNQKSAYCYLLDDQKNMLYHPFDKEIASGLYKEKTVESALSCKNYRIEKADGQQWLIEGQQIGYTGWNMVVVNSMDSLVLESHNLHYLVWFILLLIGVILIFLDTLVFHNFTNPIYRLLRTMEKFGKGDYNARAQEEGIGELKNVSIHFNIMADKLQEQMEEIRRNEREKQKMEKKLLQSQINPHFLYNTLDSIIWMIRSEEYDGAGEMVSLLAKFFRISLSQGKDMITLEKELEHASSYLAIQNIRFKDKFEFHVDADPELLKYFCPKLSIQPLLENAIYHGMDGMYEDGEIEIRIYEKNGDIKIDVSDNGPGMTQEKIDYIMHNKVVSSKRGSGIGVCNVNERIQLIYGKNYGITISSELDEGTVATITIPKMEEMDEQ, from the coding sequence ATGAAAAATAAAAAGATAAGTATCCGTATCATTTTTCCGGTGGTTATGTCTGCTTCCATTGCAGCCTGCATCATCAGCTGTATTCTTCTGTTTTCCTACTATTTTTCAACATATTTTCAGAAGGATGCCATAGAAAAAATAGGAAAGCAAAGGGATTTTCTGGCGCAGAGTCTGGAGACACAGATTGAAAATATCAATGTACTGATCAACAGGATCTACTATCAGAATATAAAGAAATATGATGTGGACAGTGCCAGGTTTGCGGAGGAAATGGAACAGCAGATATTTCTTGAAGAAAAGTGTCTGTATGGACTTGCCTTATACGATATAGACGGAGAAAGTATATGGCATTCAGGGACATTTGCAGAACAAGAGGATGCGAAAGAGATGGCCTGGTTTTTACAGGCAAAGGAGAATATTGAGACGATCAGTTACGGACGGCGGAGACTGGTACGTCCTCAGGAGGATAGTTATGTATTTGAGATCAGCCGTTATGTAGAATATATCAAGGATGGAAATATGAGATCAGGAATTCTTCTGATGGAGTATTATACAGATTCTGTGGATGAGATACTGTCGCATTACAGAAATCAGAAATCAGCTTATTGCTATTTGCTGGATGATCAGAAGAATATGCTCTATCATCCTTTTGATAAAGAGATCGCATCCGGATTATATAAAGAAAAGACCGTAGAGTCTGCATTGTCCTGCAAAAATTATAGGATAGAAAAGGCGGATGGTCAGCAGTGGCTGATAGAGGGTCAGCAGATCGGTTACACAGGATGGAATATGGTGGTTGTAAATTCCATGGACAGTCTGGTATTGGAAAGCCATAATCTTCATTATCTTGTATGGTTTATACTCCTTCTGATCGGAGTGATCCTGATCTTTCTTGATACTCTTGTGTTTCACAATTTTACAAATCCGATTTACAGGCTGCTTCGGACAATGGAAAAATTCGGAAAAGGCGATTATAATGCCAGAGCACAAGAGGAAGGAATCGGCGAACTGAAAAATGTAAGTATACATTTTAATATTATGGCGGATAAGCTTCAGGAGCAAATGGAAGAGATACGCAGAAATGAGAGAGAAAAGCAGAAGATGGAGAAGAAGCTTCTGCAGTCACAGATCAATCCTCATTTTTTGTATAATACGCTGGATTCCATTATTTGGATGATCCGAAGTGAAGAATATGATGGTGCCGGGGAGATGGTCTCTCTTCTGGCTAAATTTTTCCGGATCTCCTTAAGTCAGGGAAAAGATATGATCACTCTGGAAAAAGAACTGGAACATGCTTCCAGCTATCTGGCCATTCAGAATATTCGTTTCAAGGATAAATTTGAATTTCATGTGGACGCAGATCCGGAACTGCTGAAATATTTTTGCCCCAAGCTATCTATTCAGCCATTGCTGGAAAATGCTATTTATCATGGAATGGATGGAATGTATGAGGATGGAGAAATCGAGATCCGGATCTATGAAAAGAATGGAGATATTAAAATCGATGTGTCAGATAATGGACCCGGTATGACACAGGAAAAAATAGATTATATCATGCACAATAAAGTAGTATCCAGCAAACGTGGTTCCGGAATCGGAGTGTGCAATGTAAATGAGAGGATACAGCTGATCTATGGAAAAAATTATGGAATTACGATCAGTAGTGAACTGGATGAGGGAACCGTTGCCACGATCACGATCCCGAAAATGGAGGAAATGGATGAGCAGTAA
- a CDS encoding response regulator, protein MRVFSIILADDEPNILYGMQKGIDWESLGFSVVGTAQNGKEVLDMMDEFHPDLVISDIKMPFMDGLELAKNIHENYMNTKVILFSGWDDFTYARLAISYGVSEYVMKPIDYEEMQRLLIKMYQELEKEYNEKINRVRLENAYTQSLPLLRQQFFSRLMTEVMEEKECRRQIKNLKLDLSDQVYSVIAVKVGKEGKKDILSELSMKETLKEALEKIAHVHEFGMGDKEVFLLGGSKRHEIGKITRSIQETAVMIQRIFGARISCGISNSGENLKDMPALYAQAAEALDYNLVLPEESYTYYNDIMPQQEEEDWNSQVEMIGKSITYCTEEELKKQVGDLIAWLHKGHYNLNEYQIVILEISFSVARFYKKYQITSDAEFAGSKKMAVKILSLSTGEELDHWLLNYCLLIRSLIQKKQIDNNVVLAENAMKIVEKKFRNPELSVESICGELHVSTSYFSKIFKQETGGTFINYLISRRMEEAKKLLLQTDYKSQTIGAMVGYPEPNYFSYVFKKNCGISPVKYRKSAQSDT, encoded by the coding sequence GTGAGAGTATTTAGTATTATTTTGGCAGATGATGAACCGAATATCCTATATGGAATGCAGAAGGGAATAGACTGGGAGAGCCTTGGATTCTCTGTAGTTGGAACAGCACAGAATGGAAAAGAAGTGCTTGATATGATGGATGAATTTCATCCGGATTTAGTGATCAGTGACATAAAAATGCCTTTCATGGATGGTCTGGAGCTGGCAAAGAATATCCATGAAAATTATATGAATACAAAGGTAATCCTGTTTTCCGGATGGGATGATTTTACATACGCACGTCTGGCTATCAGTTATGGAGTTTCGGAATATGTGATGAAACCCATTGATTACGAGGAGATGCAACGTCTGCTCATAAAAATGTATCAGGAACTGGAGAAAGAATATAATGAAAAAATAAACCGTGTCCGGCTGGAGAATGCATATACACAGAGCTTGCCGTTATTGCGTCAGCAGTTTTTTTCCAGGCTTATGACAGAGGTTATGGAGGAGAAGGAATGCAGGCGGCAGATAAAAAATCTGAAACTGGATCTTTCGGATCAGGTGTATTCAGTTATAGCAGTAAAAGTGGGAAAAGAAGGGAAGAAGGACATTCTCAGCGAACTGTCAATGAAGGAAACGTTGAAGGAAGCACTGGAAAAAATTGCACACGTTCATGAATTTGGTATGGGCGATAAAGAAGTATTTCTCCTTGGTGGCAGCAAGAGACATGAGATTGGGAAGATCACACGAAGTATCCAGGAAACAGCAGTTATGATCCAGCGTATTTTCGGAGCGAGGATTTCCTGCGGGATCAGCAACAGCGGAGAGAATCTGAAAGATATGCCGGCGTTGTATGCTCAGGCAGCAGAAGCATTGGATTATAATCTTGTTTTGCCGGAGGAGAGCTATACTTACTATAACGATATCATGCCGCAGCAGGAGGAAGAGGACTGGAACTCTCAGGTGGAAATGATCGGAAAATCCATCACATATTGTACGGAAGAAGAATTGAAAAAACAGGTCGGTGATCTGATCGCATGGCTGCATAAGGGTCACTATAATTTGAATGAATATCAGATCGTTATTCTGGAAATTTCTTTTTCTGTTGCCAGATTTTATAAGAAATACCAGATTACATCAGACGCAGAATTTGCGGGATCCAAAAAGATGGCGGTGAAGATCCTTTCGTTGAGCACGGGGGAAGAATTAGATCATTGGCTTTTGAATTACTGCCTTCTGATACGATCACTGATCCAGAAAAAACAGATTGACAACAATGTGGTTCTGGCAGAAAATGCAATGAAGATCGTGGAAAAAAAATTCCGGAATCCGGAGCTGAGTGTGGAGTCGATATGTGGAGAGTTACATGTTAGTACCTCCTATTTTTCGAAAATATTCAAGCAGGAAACAGGAGGTACATTCATTAATTATTTGATCAGTCGACGTATGGAAGAAGCAAAAAAACTGCTTTTGCAGACTGATTATAAGAGTCAGACCATCGGAGCGATGGTAGGGTATCCGGAGCCAAATTATTTCAGCTACGTATTTAAAAAAAACTGTGGAATCTCACCTGTAAAATACAGAAAATCTGCACAGTCAGATACATAG
- the melB gene encoding melibiose:sodium transporter MelB, which translates to MDNNNKSSVVYQGKIPGRVKYSFAFGALGKDLIYGMIATFSMIYFTDIIKVAPAFIGTMFFVAKIWDAFNDLFMGMVVDNTRSRFGKFVPWLVIGTLINAFVFVIVFTDFHLSGVSLCVFASVIYVLWGMTYTIMDIPYWSVIPNLTSDPQEREKVSVLPRIFASIGQSLIIAGFGVQIIKGLGGDYTGYHRFALIIAATFIFTMAVCVLNLPKIQHDVEKKEKMKFKDIFTVIRKNDQLRWAVLLILLYNVAIQAIMGVATYYFSYVCNNAGMLSAFMISASVAEVVGLLIFPKVTKILSRKQAFLFACVLPPIGLILLLVVGIVCPNNIVLTAIAGIIVKTGTGLELGCATVFLADVVDYGEYVLGNRNEGVVFSLQTLIVKLTAAFTALAIGFVLELTGYVPNTVQSLATQNSIRVLMCVVPTIGVILAYVVFKSKYKLDDKFMKKVVAKLNGSEEK; encoded by the coding sequence ATGGATAATAACAATAAAAGCAGTGTGGTTTACCAGGGTAAGATTCCTGGAAGAGTAAAGTACTCGTTTGCTTTTGGAGCATTGGGTAAGGATTTGATCTATGGAATGATAGCAACTTTTTCCATGATCTATTTTACAGATATCATTAAAGTAGCGCCGGCGTTTATCGGAACCATGTTTTTCGTGGCAAAGATCTGGGATGCGTTTAATGATCTTTTCATGGGAATGGTTGTTGATAATACAAGAAGCCGTTTTGGCAAATTTGTACCGTGGCTGGTGATCGGAACGTTGATCAACGCATTTGTATTTGTAATTGTATTTACAGATTTTCATTTATCAGGCGTAAGCCTTTGTGTTTTTGCATCTGTTATTTATGTATTATGGGGAATGACCTATACAATTATGGACATTCCATACTGGTCAGTAATCCCGAATCTTACATCTGATCCTCAGGAGCGTGAAAAAGTATCCGTACTGCCAAGAATTTTTGCAAGTATCGGACAGTCACTGATCATTGCCGGATTTGGAGTACAGATCATCAAAGGTCTTGGCGGTGATTATACAGGATATCATAGATTTGCTTTGATCATTGCAGCAACATTTATTTTTACAATGGCTGTATGTGTACTGAATCTGCCAAAGATCCAGCATGATGTTGAGAAAAAAGAAAAAATGAAATTTAAAGACATCTTCACAGTCATCAGAAAAAATGACCAGTTAAGATGGGCAGTATTGCTGATTCTTTTATATAATGTGGCAATTCAGGCAATCATGGGAGTTGCGACCTATTACTTCAGTTATGTATGCAACAATGCCGGAATGTTATCTGCATTTATGATCAGTGCATCTGTTGCAGAGGTTGTAGGACTTCTGATCTTCCCGAAGGTAACAAAGATCTTGTCCAGAAAGCAGGCGTTTTTGTTTGCGTGTGTGTTGCCACCGATCGGATTGATTCTTCTTCTGGTGGTAGGAATTGTGTGTCCGAATAATATTGTTTTGACAGCGATTGCTGGTATTATTGTTAAGACAGGAACCGGTCTGGAGCTTGGATGTGCAACGGTATTCCTTGCGGATGTTGTGGATTATGGAGAATATGTTCTCGGAAACAGAAACGAGGGTGTTGTATTCTCTCTGCAGACCCTGATCGTAAAATTGACAGCAGCATTTACAGCGCTGGCTATTGGATTTGTACTGGAGCTTACAGGATATGTTCCGAACACAGTGCAGTCACTTGCAACACAGAATTCTATTCGTGTTCTGATGTGTGTAGTGCCGACTATCGGAGTTATTCTTGCATATGTTGTATTTAAGAGCAAATATAAATTAGATGATAAATTTATGAAAAAAGTTGTTGCGAAACTGAACGGCTCAGAAGAGAAATAA
- a CDS encoding AI-2E family transporter — MDLSKISIKKIRELIVFTALLVVALWKFDVVLSVLKAIWGIIFPFVLGGAIAFITNVPMSFLEKKIFGRVKKENKTVGKLARPISLLLTIILAVGVIVLVMFGVIPQLTRTMGTLMMSIADFIPQMQGWIREFSHNNQEIMKLVNQVQFNPDQAIKWGISLLGNGAGNMMNTTMSAVGSIVSGLATFFIAFSFACYVLFQKEKLHVQIRKVFFAFLPKKKADAFLKICSLTYRTFANFLAGQCLEAVILGCMFVVILSILRMPYALLIGVLIAFTALIPIFGAFIGCAVGSFLIFMVNPKQAILFIIVFLVLQQIEGNLIYPHVVGESVGLPSIWVLAAVTIGGNLMGIVGMLVFIPLLSVFYTIFREFVYLRLKKKHIKQVTKTEIEEYTAEEIAAIEETSGKEQRPSKVQKKC, encoded by the coding sequence GTGGATTTAAGCAAAATATCTATAAAAAAAATCAGGGAGCTTATTGTGTTTACAGCACTTCTTGTAGTTGCCCTATGGAAATTCGATGTGGTGCTCAGCGTGCTAAAAGCAATATGGGGGATTATATTTCCGTTTGTGCTTGGCGGGGCGATCGCTTTTATAACAAATGTGCCAATGAGCTTTTTGGAAAAGAAAATTTTCGGAAGAGTAAAAAAAGAAAATAAGACAGTTGGAAAACTGGCAAGACCGATAAGTCTGCTCCTTACGATCATATTGGCGGTTGGTGTAATCGTACTGGTAATGTTCGGGGTGATTCCGCAGCTTACGCGGACAATGGGAACTCTGATGATGAGTATCGCTGATTTCATTCCGCAGATGCAAGGCTGGATTCGGGAATTTTCCCATAATAACCAGGAAATCATGAAGCTGGTAAATCAGGTGCAGTTTAATCCGGATCAGGCGATCAAGTGGGGAATAAGTCTTCTTGGAAATGGTGCAGGAAATATGATGAATACCACAATGTCAGCAGTGGGTTCCATAGTCAGTGGATTGGCAACCTTTTTTATTGCATTTTCATTTGCCTGCTATGTTCTTTTTCAGAAGGAGAAGCTGCATGTGCAGATCCGAAAAGTATTTTTTGCCTTTCTTCCAAAGAAAAAGGCAGATGCTTTTCTTAAAATTTGTTCTCTGACTTATCGGACATTTGCGAATTTTCTTGCAGGTCAGTGTCTGGAAGCTGTGATCCTCGGATGCATGTTTGTGGTGATACTGAGTATTTTGAGGATGCCATATGCACTTTTGATCGGAGTTTTGATTGCGTTTACTGCATTGATTCCGATTTTCGGGGCCTTTATCGGATGTGCAGTGGGAAGCTTTTTGATCTTTATGGTAAATCCGAAACAGGCAATTTTATTTATTATAGTATTTCTGGTGCTGCAGCAGATCGAGGGAAATCTGATCTATCCTCATGTTGTGGGTGAATCCGTAGGGCTTCCGTCAATCTGGGTTCTTGCAGCAGTTACGATCGGCGGAAACCTTATGGGAATTGTAGGTATGCTTGTTTTCATTCCACTGCTTTCCGTGTTCTATACTATTTTTCGGGAATTCGTATATCTGCGCCTGAAAAAAAAGCATATCAAACAGGTAACAAAGACAGAAATAGAGGAATATACGGCGGAGGAAATTGCTGCTATAGAAGAAACGTCAGGAAAAGAACAGAGACCTTCAAAAGTTCAAAAAAAATGTTGA